One genomic region from Colletes latitarsis isolate SP2378_abdomen chromosome 10, iyColLati1, whole genome shotgun sequence encodes:
- the LOC143346510 gene encoding aldo-keto reductase 1B, protein MAQIPNLMFSNGHKMPAFGLGTYQSRAGEVEKAVIEAINIGYRHIDTAFYYQNEKEIGAAIQAKIKDGTVKREDLFVTTKLWNNSHEEKSVVPMCKKSLENLGLSYVDLYLVHWPFAFQPGDDLMPRDANGALLMSDTDYLETWKGMEECARLGLARSIGISNFNIEQITRLLGAAKILPVNNQIEVNVNVNQKELIEFCTKHNITVTGFSPLGQPGNRSGIPTSLDHPKIVELSKKYNKTTAQITLRYVLQKGIAIIPKTVTVSRLKENIDIFDFSLAPEEMEAVSAIGTGQRVSRFGDAKGHKYYPFEK, encoded by the exons ATGGCGCAGATACCGAACCTTATGTTTTCCAATGGCCATAAAATGCCAGCTTTTGGCCTTGGTACATATCAG TCGCGCGCTGGGGAGGTAGAGAAAGCTGTGATAGAGGCAATAAATATCGGATATCGCCATATCGACACAGCGTTTTATTATCAAAACGAAAAGGAAATTGGCGCGGCGATTCAAGCAAAAATTAAGGACGGTACCGTGAAGAGAGAGGATCTCTTCGTCACAACGAAG CTTTGGAATAACTCCCACGAAGAGAAGAGCGTAGTACCAATGTGTAAAAAATCATTGGAAAATCTTGGCTTAAGTTACGTGGATCTGTACTTGGTACACTGGCCGTTTGCCTTTCAG CCAGGCGACGATTTAATGCCCAGGGATGCAAACGGTGCTCTTTTAATGTCCGATACCGATTATCTCGAAACTTGGAAAGGAATGGAAGAATGCGCACGCTTAGGATTGGCCCGCAGCATCGGCATCAGCAATTTCAACATCGAACAAATCACTCGTTTACTCGGGGCAGCAAAAATTTTGCCCGTAAACAATCAG ATCGAAGTTAACGTGAACGTGAATCAAAAAGAGCTGATAGAATTTTGTACAAAACACAACATCACGGTAACTGGATTTTCGCCATTGGGACAACCGGGGAATAGATCGGGAATACCGACTTCTTTGGACCATCCAAAAATCGTAGAACTTTCAAAAAAGTACAACAAAACGACAGCGCAAATTACCTTGCGTTACGTG TTACAAAAGGGTATCGCGATTATTCCGAAAACCGTAACGGTTAGTCGATTGAAGGAAAATATAGATATATTTGATTTTTCCTTGGCACCCGAGGAAATGGAAGCTGTGTCGGCCATCGGAACAGGCCAACGCGTGTCACGTTTTGGCGA CGCCAAAGGCCACAAGTACTATCCGTTCGAAAAGTAA
- the LOC143346508 gene encoding aldo-keto reductase 1B-like has protein sequence MAAPTLTLNNGKRIPVLGLGTWQGGDDPSVVEQAIRDAVDAGYRHFDCAYIYGNEKEIGKALREKIAEGVVKREDLFITTKLWNTSHKRESVVPMCKRSVENFGLGYIDLYLIHWPVSYTENAEGLWPVDKQGNPMYGDEDYLNTWRGMEECVKLGLTKSIGLSNFNSQQIDRVLSIAEIKPAMNQIECHPNLNQTKLRQFCAERGIAVTAYSPFGSPLRPWAKPGDPKVTMDAPEIVELAKKYKKSPAQVILRYLVDIGTIPIPKSSSKVRLGQNIDIFDFKLTPQEIAQVDKLDSGIRVCPAIQFKGHKDYPFNIEF, from the exons ATGGCTGCACCAACGCTAACTCTAAATAACGGAAAAAGAATACCTGTTTTAGGACTTGGTACTTGGCAAGGTGGT GATGATCCAAGCGTCGTTGAACAAGCTATACGGGACGCAGTAGATGCTGGGTACCGACATTTCGACTGTGCTTACATATATGGCAATGAAAAAGAAATCGGCAAAGCTTTGCGCGAGAAGATTGCCGAGGGCGTAGTAAAAAGAGAAGACCTATTCATTACAACAAAG CTATGGAATACATCCCACAAGAGAGAGAGCGTGGTACCTATGTGTAAACGATCTGTTGAAAATTTCGGACTCGGTTACATAGATCTCTATTTGATTCACTGGCCTGTGTCTTACACT GAAAATGCAGAAGGTCTTTGGCCAGTGGATAAGCAGGGAAATCCCATGTACGGAGACGAAGATTACTTGAACACATGGCGCGGTATGGAAGAATGCGTGAAATTAGGATTAACAAAAAGCATTGGCCTCAGCAACTTCAATTCTCAGCAAATTGATCGTGTTTTATCGATCGCCGAGATCAAGCCAGCTATGAACCAAATTGAGTGTCATCCCAACTTGAATCAAACTAAGTTACGACAATTCTGCGCGGAACGTGGCATTGCTGTTACAGCCTACAGTCCATTTGGCTCGCCTTTGCGACCATGGGCGAAACCTGGCGATCCAAAGGTCACGATGGATGCACCAGAGATCGTCGAACTCGCCAAGAAATACAAGAAATCACCTGCCCAAGTCATTCTACGATACTTG gTTGACATTGGTACGATTCCTATTCCAAAATCTAGTTCGAAAGTGCGACTCGGTCAaaatatcgatatttttgatttcAAGCTGACTCCGCAAGAAATCGCACAGGTCGACAAACTGGATTCCGGAATCCGCGTGTGCCCCGCTATACA GTTTAAGGGACACAAGGATTATCCATTTAACATAGAATTTTAA
- the LOC143346506 gene encoding tRNA (guanine(26)-N(2))-dimethyltransferase, with the protein MDDEQCAKRPKLENASSIKEGEAEILVKNTNVFYNPVQEFNRDLSAAVLMIYADARNKEVSKKGVQKGKITILEAFSATGLRSIRYAKEVQGIKQIVANDISAKAVETIKKNIQYNGVENLVTPSHEDATLLMYQNRKERFDVIDLDPYGCPTVFLDGAVQCVSDGGLLMVTATDMAVLAGNSPETCYLKYGAISLKSKACHEIALRILLQNIASHAACYGRYIVPVLSISADFYIRVFVKVISSQIKCKDNATKIGMIYQCTGCESINIQPFCYKKPSGPYKVSASPCVNQLCKICQHKQHAGGPIWLDTLHDQQFVSELLCNLRNMKLGTLKRIEGVLNVVHEELDIPLYYTLDRLMSIVRCHTPSMLMFRSALLNAGYNVSYSHANKISIKTDAPNEVIWDIVRTWEKDHPIKRDKLQNNSPAMNILNTPITTNISFDIHPLANPASRQKHLTRFQHNPTTNWGPGTRAKTIIDLETGAKDSKKIKNQNKNFKKEKDQMTENNEDTKPVSNLESA; encoded by the coding sequence ATGGATGATGAGCAATGCGCAAAAAGACCAAAATTAGAAAACGCATCGAGTATAAAAGAAGGTGAAGCTGAGATTTTAGTAAAAAATACAAATGTATTTTATAACCCCGTTCAAGAATTTAACAGAGATCTTAGTGCGGCGGTACTGATGATTTATGCCGATGCTAGAAACAAAGAAGTATCGAAAAAAGGTGTACAAAAAGGTAAAATAACCATATTGGAAGCATTTTCTGCAACTGGTTTACGTAGTATACGGTATGCTAAAGAAGTACAAGGCATAAAGCAAATTGTAGCTAATGATATTTCTGCAAAAGCAGTAGAAACTATTAAAAAGAATATACAATACAATGGTGTTGAGAATCTTGTAACCCCGAGTCACGAGGATGCAACATTATTAATGTACCAAAACAGAAAAGAACGTTTTGACGTCATAGATTTGGATCCATATGGTTGCCCAACAGTATTTTTAGATGGAGCAGTGCAATGTGTGTCGGACGGTGGTCTGCTTATGGTTACAGCTACAGACATGGCTGTATTAGCTGGGAATTCTCCTGAAacttgttatctaaaatatggaGCTATTTCTTTAAAATCCAAGGCTTGCCATGAAATAGCATTaagaattttattacaaaatattgCCTCCCATGCAGCTTGTTATGGTAGATACATAGTACCAGTGCTTTCTATAAGCGCTGATTTTTATATTAGGGTATTTGTTAAAGTAATTTCCAGCCAAATTAAATGCAAAGACAATGCAACTAAAATAGGAATGATATATCAATGCACCGGTTGTGAAAGTATTAATATCCAACCGTTTTGTTACAAAAAACCCTCTGGACCGTATAAAGTATCGGCTTCGCCTTGCGTGAATCAACtttgtaaaatttgtcaacACAAACAACACGCCGGAGGACCTATATGGTTAGATACCTTGCACGATCAACAATTTGTCTCCGAACTTTTATGTAATTTACGTAACATGAAATTGGGAACCTTGAAGAGGATAGAGGGTGTATTAAACGTCGTTCACGAAGAATTAGATATACCGCTATACTATACTCTGGATCGTTTAATGTCTATAGTCAGGTGTCATACACCATCGATGTTAATGTTTAGATCTGCATTGTTGAATGCAGGATACAATGTATCATATTCGCATGCAAATAAAATATCCATAAAAACAGATGCGCCAAACGAAGTTATATGGGACATTGTACGTACGTGGGAAAAAGATCATCCGATAAAACGTGATAAGTTGCAAAACAACAGTCCTGCGATGAACATATTAAATACACCTATAACTACAAACATTTCATTCGATATACATCCTTTAGCCAATCCAGCTTCCAGGCAGAAACATCTAACTCGATTTCAGCACAATCCTACTACAAACTGGGGGCCTGGTACACGTGCCAAAACAATAATTGATTTAGAAACTGGAGCAAAAGATTCTAAGAAGATAAAAAATCAGAATAAGAACTTTAAAAAGGAGAAGGATCAAATGACTGAAAATAACGAAGATACAAAGCCCGTTTCGAACCTCGAGTCTGCGTGA
- the Obp13 gene encoding odorant binding protein 13 codes for MKTIVVVVALCIVGAMALTEEQEAQLGEFKTVCMEESNVDRQAVEDLKKGIVDENNEKEACFLACMLKKMGIMNQDGSLNEEMVKKRAPTNVTKERVEEIFNKCKDITGTNDCNKAAKLVACYKQNKSLDVLN; via the exons ATGAAGACCATCGTTGTAGTCGTTGCCCTCTGTATCGTCGGTGCCATG GCACTTACGGAAGAACAAGAGGCTCAACTTGGAGAATTTAAGACCGTCTGCATGGAAGAAAGCAATGTCGACAGAc AGGCGGTAGAGGATCTGAAAAAAGGCATTGTTGATGAGAACAACGAGAAAGAGGCCTGCTTCCTTGCTTGTATGCTGAAGAAAATGGGAATC ATGAACCAGGACGGATCTCTAAACGAAGAAATGGTCAAGAAAAGGGCTCCAACGAACGTTACTAAGGAACGCGTCGAAGAAATTTTTAACAAATGCAAAGATATCA CTGGTACTAACGATTGCAACAAGGCAGCCAAGTTGGTGGCGTGTTACAAGCAAAACAAGTCTCTCGACGTACTCAATTAA
- the LOC143346514 gene encoding adipose-secreted signaling protein isoform X2, with protein MGDKEHHVHFSGGSGLGKDNNIMIQPQRHGQIDAHLGFLQLHHRYHIDFSVPWNLCMHGDGKTLAPAIVTGNHNPNCNIIDLGQEKDGLRLKVMLLAHTEKILKEEVQIMCCKAGTPLKIQLNARVLGKDKGTPLLRNGIRSIGVERPDEDEVLGTKLRASLSMPSRQNI; from the exons ATGGGAGATAAAG AGCATCATGTGCACTTCAGCGGGGGAAGCGGCCTTGGGAAAGACAACAATATTATGATACAGCCGCAACGACATGGACAGATAGATGCTCATCTTGGATTTTTGCAGCTTCATCACAG ATATCACATTGACTTCTCTGTCCCTTGGAATCTGTGTATGCATGGCGATGGAAAGACACTAGCTCCAGCCATAGTTACTGGAAATCATAATCCCAATTGTAACATTATTGATTTGGGACAAGAAAAGGATGGCCTAAG ATTGAAGGTAATGCTGCTGGCGCATACGGAGAAGATTCTGAAGGAAGAGGTGCAGATAATGTGTTGCAAGGCGGGAACCCCGTTGAAAATCCAATTGAACGCGCGTGTATTGGGGAAAGACAAGGGTACGCCGCTACTGAGGAACGGCATACGCAGCATCGGCGTGGAGAGACCGGATGAAGATGAG GTGCTGGGAACGAAACTGAGAGCATCCCTGAGCATGCCAAGCCGACAGAATATCTGA
- the LOC143346514 gene encoding adipose-secreted signaling protein isoform X1, whose product MLGCSYGKHHVHFSGGSGLGKDNNIMIQPQRHGQIDAHLGFLQLHHRYHIDFSVPWNLCMHGDGKTLAPAIVTGNHNPNCNIIDLGQEKDGLRLKVMLLAHTEKILKEEVQIMCCKAGTPLKIQLNARVLGKDKGTPLLRNGIRSIGVERPDEDEVLGTKLRASLSMPSRQNI is encoded by the exons ATGCTTGGTTGTTCATACGGAA AGCATCATGTGCACTTCAGCGGGGGAAGCGGCCTTGGGAAAGACAACAATATTATGATACAGCCGCAACGACATGGACAGATAGATGCTCATCTTGGATTTTTGCAGCTTCATCACAG ATATCACATTGACTTCTCTGTCCCTTGGAATCTGTGTATGCATGGCGATGGAAAGACACTAGCTCCAGCCATAGTTACTGGAAATCATAATCCCAATTGTAACATTATTGATTTGGGACAAGAAAAGGATGGCCTAAG ATTGAAGGTAATGCTGCTGGCGCATACGGAGAAGATTCTGAAGGAAGAGGTGCAGATAATGTGTTGCAAGGCGGGAACCCCGTTGAAAATCCAATTGAACGCGCGTGTATTGGGGAAAGACAAGGGTACGCCGCTACTGAGGAACGGCATACGCAGCATCGGCGTGGAGAGACCGGATGAAGATGAG GTGCTGGGAACGAAACTGAGAGCATCCCTGAGCATGCCAAGCCGACAGAATATCTGA
- the LOC143346514 gene encoding adipose-secreted signaling protein isoform X3 encodes MIQPQRHGQIDAHLGFLQLHHRYHIDFSVPWNLCMHGDGKTLAPAIVTGNHNPNCNIIDLGQEKDGLRLKVMLLAHTEKILKEEVQIMCCKAGTPLKIQLNARVLGKDKGTPLLRNGIRSIGVERPDEDEVLGTKLRASLSMPSRQNI; translated from the exons ATGATACAGCCGCAACGACATGGACAGATAGATGCTCATCTTGGATTTTTGCAGCTTCATCACAG ATATCACATTGACTTCTCTGTCCCTTGGAATCTGTGTATGCATGGCGATGGAAAGACACTAGCTCCAGCCATAGTTACTGGAAATCATAATCCCAATTGTAACATTATTGATTTGGGACAAGAAAAGGATGGCCTAAG ATTGAAGGTAATGCTGCTGGCGCATACGGAGAAGATTCTGAAGGAAGAGGTGCAGATAATGTGTTGCAAGGCGGGAACCCCGTTGAAAATCCAATTGAACGCGCGTGTATTGGGGAAAGACAAGGGTACGCCGCTACTGAGGAACGGCATACGCAGCATCGGCGTGGAGAGACCGGATGAAGATGAG GTGCTGGGAACGAAACTGAGAGCATCCCTGAGCATGCCAAGCCGACAGAATATCTGA